In Scleropages formosus chromosome 18, fSclFor1.1, whole genome shotgun sequence, one DNA window encodes the following:
- the LOC108940494 gene encoding tumor necrosis factor receptor superfamily member 11B-like isoform X1, which yields MHLHQGIFQSAFSSELFAVSLAWALREDPPPKYYHRDPANSEVYLCDQCPPGTAVRRHCGPDGPTLCDPCPEHHFSEQWHWGETCQYCTAVCKERQLVVRECNSTHDRLCECSQGYHLEVEFCVRHTACPPGQGAAILGTPESDTVCKRCPRGYFSSVVSATEPCLPHQNCSRLGLRTTRPGTATQDAVCETETGGTSSRCRADTTLCEEAIFQFLVSRRLCLVQPDLLLDSLSTRKVDGRSLERVKTMKLLQMWREQNKDQDRLFVQGVSHCEKKVSRFVGLRNLSLEDLVQVMESLPGVKVPQEEVHEVARACLFEQSLLQLLQLWKSRNEKLDIGRGLELSLRKLRGQDVPQPLLRALRKMSRIFNAASLHKMCEKMFVGKFQDSKCSQSKSFND from the exons ATGCACCTGCACCAGGGGATTTTTCAGTCTGCATTTAGCAGTGAG CTGTTCGCCGTGTCATTAGCCTGGGCGCTCCGAGAGGATCCCCCGCCCAAGTACTATCACCGCGACCCCGCAAACTCCGAGGTGTACCTGTGTGACCAGTGCCCGCCGGGGACCGCGGTTCGGCGACACTGTGGCCCAGACGGGCCCACCCTGTGCGATCCGTGCCCCGAGCACCACTTTTCAGAGCAGTGGCATTGGGGTGAAACATGCCAGTACTGCACCGCCGTCTGCAAGGAGCGCCAACTGGTGGTGCGGGAGTGCAACAGCACCCACGACCGACTCTGCGAGTGCTCCCAGGGGTATCACCTGGAGGTGGAGTTTTGTGTCAGACACACTGCCTGCCCACCAGGCCAAGGTGCCGCTATTTTGG GAACCCCCGAGAGCGACACCGTGTGCAAGAGATGCCCTCGTGGATACTTCTCCAGCGTGGTCTCGGCCACAGAGCCCTGCCTCCCGCACCAGAACTGCAGCCGGCTGGGACTGCGTACAACGCGCCCAGGGACAGCCACCCAAGACGCCGTCTGTGAGACGGAGACTGGCGGCACCTCCTCACGCTGTCGCGCAG ACACCACGCTGTGCGAGGAAGCCATCTTCCAGTTCCTGGTGTCACGCCGCCTCTGCCTGGTGCAACCAGACCTGCTGTTGGACAGCCTGTCGACCCGAAAGGTGGATGGGAGAAGCCTGGAGCGCGTGAAGACCATGAAACTCCTGCAGATGTGGAGGGAGCAGAACAAAGACCAGGACAGgctctttgtccaag GTGTGAGCCACTGCGAAAAGAAGGTCTCCAGGTTCGTGGGCCTGAGGAACCTGTCACTGGAAGACCTGGTGCAAGTCATGGAGAGCCTGCCAGGCGTGAAGGTGCCCCAGGAGGAGGTCCATGAGGTGGCCAGAGCTTGCCTCTTCGAGCAGTCCCTCCTGCAGTTGCTACAGCTGTGGAAGAGCAGGAATGAGAAGCTGGACATCGGCCGGGGCCTGGAGCTGAGCCTGCGCAAGCTCCGTGGCCAGGACGTCCCGCAGCCACTCCTGCGGGCATTACGCAAGATGAGCCGCATCTTCAACGCAGCCTCCTTGCACAAGATGTGCGAGAAAATGTTCGTAGGCAAGTTTCAGGATAGCAAGTGCTCCCAATCGAAATCGTTTAATGACTAG
- the LOC108940494 gene encoding tumor necrosis factor receptor superfamily member 11B-like isoform X2 gives MKLHLLFAVSLAWALREDPPPKYYHRDPANSEVYLCDQCPPGTAVRRHCGPDGPTLCDPCPEHHFSEQWHWGETCQYCTAVCKERQLVVRECNSTHDRLCECSQGYHLEVEFCVRHTACPPGQGAAILGTPESDTVCKRCPRGYFSSVVSATEPCLPHQNCSRLGLRTTRPGTATQDAVCETETGGTSSRCRADTTLCEEAIFQFLVSRRLCLVQPDLLLDSLSTRKVDGRSLERVKTMKLLQMWREQNKDQDRLFVQGVSHCEKKVSRFVGLRNLSLEDLVQVMESLPGVKVPQEEVHEVARACLFEQSLLQLLQLWKSRNEKLDIGRGLELSLRKLRGQDVPQPLLRALRKMSRIFNAASLHKMCEKMFVGKFQDSKCSQSKSFND, from the exons ATGAAACTGCATCTG CTGTTCGCCGTGTCATTAGCCTGGGCGCTCCGAGAGGATCCCCCGCCCAAGTACTATCACCGCGACCCCGCAAACTCCGAGGTGTACCTGTGTGACCAGTGCCCGCCGGGGACCGCGGTTCGGCGACACTGTGGCCCAGACGGGCCCACCCTGTGCGATCCGTGCCCCGAGCACCACTTTTCAGAGCAGTGGCATTGGGGTGAAACATGCCAGTACTGCACCGCCGTCTGCAAGGAGCGCCAACTGGTGGTGCGGGAGTGCAACAGCACCCACGACCGACTCTGCGAGTGCTCCCAGGGGTATCACCTGGAGGTGGAGTTTTGTGTCAGACACACTGCCTGCCCACCAGGCCAAGGTGCCGCTATTTTGG GAACCCCCGAGAGCGACACCGTGTGCAAGAGATGCCCTCGTGGATACTTCTCCAGCGTGGTCTCGGCCACAGAGCCCTGCCTCCCGCACCAGAACTGCAGCCGGCTGGGACTGCGTACAACGCGCCCAGGGACAGCCACCCAAGACGCCGTCTGTGAGACGGAGACTGGCGGCACCTCCTCACGCTGTCGCGCAG ACACCACGCTGTGCGAGGAAGCCATCTTCCAGTTCCTGGTGTCACGCCGCCTCTGCCTGGTGCAACCAGACCTGCTGTTGGACAGCCTGTCGACCCGAAAGGTGGATGGGAGAAGCCTGGAGCGCGTGAAGACCATGAAACTCCTGCAGATGTGGAGGGAGCAGAACAAAGACCAGGACAGgctctttgtccaag GTGTGAGCCACTGCGAAAAGAAGGTCTCCAGGTTCGTGGGCCTGAGGAACCTGTCACTGGAAGACCTGGTGCAAGTCATGGAGAGCCTGCCAGGCGTGAAGGTGCCCCAGGAGGAGGTCCATGAGGTGGCCAGAGCTTGCCTCTTCGAGCAGTCCCTCCTGCAGTTGCTACAGCTGTGGAAGAGCAGGAATGAGAAGCTGGACATCGGCCGGGGCCTGGAGCTGAGCCTGCGCAAGCTCCGTGGCCAGGACGTCCCGCAGCCACTCCTGCGGGCATTACGCAAGATGAGCCGCATCTTCAACGCAGCCTCCTTGCACAAGATGTGCGAGAAAATGTTCGTAGGCAAGTTTCAGGATAGCAAGTGCTCCCAATCGAAATCGTTTAATGACTAG